A DNA window from Trypanosoma brucei brucei TREU927 chromosome 11 chr11_scaffold01 genomic scaffold, whole genome shotgun sequence contains the following coding sequences:
- a CDS encoding molybdenum cofactor biosynthesis protein, putative produces MLRLVLTLLAKKKVPPPPKRGRPATPQRGKSKLVPKGRSPSLTRKVTPKVVSRQSPAKKSTIKVSTARVSRRSDNKGRGSKLIDDVDSFPVAAAVEHAPAVVPSVEVAATSTAMTVTRKPHYSLATAVSTVIVPPCANAVLETMKQTLSPSVRSPSEAGVDLCGDGSGVEQGGEPPSQMEEFYTPKKGPLFATAVIAGTNAVKQTSQLIPFCHPARIHKCSFTFRRRVLGGLTRISSLPHRVVLRKRATPSPHSSRNRPECSVIYCFCTVATDDETRSGVEMEALAGATMAALTMYDMLRALPSAQEDGISVGEAFVLAKRGSRGDFTKLLVSELPAEDSAGAMGEVRRAALTTGREDNASEDNFTYADDYENLSGGEGLETGVEEHRKVGTLQTSGSRCGGLDDGEHQSEEFHGAADAIDGDAARRERQRERDAILGEAEEMEAEGSVTNPEEEERAMPEEAATLIDRSAWWRSTARDRRLQHLQQNMRHEGNSNRSAPQAPAHKSPEVRPPMQKDAMKKLGVKNKPQELPFQRPKIIPVSKKSVKLVDKNGGIAVPKGQRVVVVEDEYYEENGDEAHADDEIYGGDDSEYEELYNDDDALGDETALESEAQHKKLLRYKSGESVRAQTTSRGAVSVHKKGRDYRDNDSYNDENASEDGLFEEEMEMGSRQKVKKGKIVQSLLSRRGNARATDDSYDHDNQSVTSPKHESWDAEEAKEWESEEDDWSNINMHNETESVAKGHLHAKRRNPLPLPKKKEMKFKKTIKQKQRPEKR; encoded by the coding sequence ATGTTGCGGCTCGTGCTGACGCTGCTAGCGAAGAAGAAGGTGCCACCTCCGCCAAAGCGGGGGCGACCCGCGACCCCCCAGCGAGGGAAGTCGAAGTTAGTTCCAAAGGGGCGCTCACCGTCGTTGACCCGAAAAGTGACACCGAAGGTCGTCAGCCGTCAGTCGCCTGCGAAAAAGAGCACGATCAAGGTATCCACTGCGAGGGTTAGCCGTAGGAGCGATAATAAAGGTAGGGGGAGCAAACTGATCGACGATGTGGACAGCTTTCCCGTGGCGGCTGCCGTGGAGCATGCGCCCGCCGTCGTCCCGTCAGTTGAGGTTGCAGCTACATCCACCGCGATGACGGTGACTAGAAAACCACACTACTCTCTCGCCACAGCTGTTTCAACTGTTATTGTCCCTCCCTGCGCGAACGCCGTGCTGGAGACGATGAAACAGACGCTCTCACCTTCCGTGAGATCTCCAAGTGAGGCTGGTGTCGACCTCTGCGGTGATGGGAGCGGTGTCGAGCAGGGCGGGGAGCCACCGTCACAAATGGAAGAATTTTACACGCCAAAGAAAGGACCTCTCTTTGCCACCGCTGTCATTGCCGGCACTAATGCGGTTAAACAAACCAGTCAATTGATCCCCTTCTGCCACCCAGCGCGCATACACAAGTGCTCCTTTACCTTTAGGCGGCGCGTGCTTGGCGGCCTTACAcgcatttcctcccttcctcatCGTGTTGTTTTGAGGAAAAGAGCAACACCTTCCCCTCATTCGAGCCGCAACCGTCCTGAGTGCAGCGTTATTTACTGCTTTTGTACGGTGGCAACAGATGATGAGACACGTTCCGGGGTAGAAATGGAGGCACTAGCTGGAGCAACGATGGCAGCACTCACAATGTACGACATGCTGCGCGCCCTTCCGTCTGCGCAGGAAGATGGAATCAGCGTTGGCGAAGCCTTTGTGCTGGCAAAGAGAGGTTCCCGTGGGGACTTTACGAAGCTCCTCGTATCTGAGCTTCCAGCGGAGGACTCGGCTGGTGCCATGGGCGAGGTAAGAAGAGCGGCATTAACCACAGGACGGGAGGATAACGCAAGTGAGGACAATTTCACATACGCTGATGACTATGAAAATCTAAGTGGTGGGGAAGGGCTGGAAACTGGAGTGGAGGAACACAGGAAAGTTGGAACTCTACAAACCTCCGGGTCGCGATGCGGAGGGTTAGACGATGGAGAGCACCAGTCAGAAGAATTCCACGGCGCTGCAGATGCCATTGATGGTGATGCTGCGAGGCGGGAGCGTCAGCGTGAGCGTGATGCAATTCTTggtgaggcagaggaaatGGAGGCGGAAGGGAGTGTTACCAACccggaagaagaggaaagggcAATGCCGGAAGAGGCTGCCACTCTGATAGATCGGAGCGCTTGGTGGAGGTCCACCGCACGGGATCGGAGACTGCAACATTTGCAGCAAAATATGAGACATGAAGGGAACTCAAATCGGTCGGCACCTCAGGCTCCGGCACACAAGTCACCGGAGGTGAGGCCACCGATGCAGAAGGATGCGATGAAGAAGTTAGGTGTGAAAAACAAACCTCAGGAGTTGCCGTTTCAAAGGCCAAAGATTATACCGGTGAGTAAAAAATCTGTGAAGCTTGTGGATAAGAATGGTGGTATCGCTGTTCCGAAGGGGCAGCGCGTAGTTGTGGTGGAGGACGAGTATTATGAGGAGAATGGGGATGAAGCACACGCCGACGATGAGATTTACGGTGGTGATGATAGTGAATATGAGGAACTTTACAACGACGATGATGCTTTGGGGGACGAAACTGCATTGGAGTCCGAGGCGCAGCATAAGAAGTTGCTGAGGTACAAAAGTGGTGAGTCTGTTAGAGCGCAGACCACATCCAGGGGTGCCGTCAGCGTCcacaagaaaggaagggactACCGTGATAATGACAGCTACAACGACGAGAATGCCAGCGAGGACGGTTTGTTTGAAGAGGAGATGGAGATGGGTTCACGACAGAAGGTTAAAAAGGGTAAAATAGTTCAGTCATTGCTTTCCCGAAGGGGAAATGCCAGGGCGACCGACGATAGCTACGATCACGACAACCAGTCTGTGACATCTCCCAAACACGAATCGTGGGATGCCGAGGAAGCAAAGGAATGGGAAAGCGAAGAGGATGATTGGAGTAATATAAATATGCACAATGAAACCGAGAGTGTAGCGAAGGGGCATCTGCACGCCAAAAGGCGTAATCCCCTCCCACtaccgaagaaaaaggagatgaaATTCAAGAAGACTATCAAACAGAAACAACGCCCTGAGAAACGGTAG